In Pseudosulfitobacter pseudonitzschiae, the sequence ACAACTGCGCTGTTTCAAAAGAGAAAAACGCAGGGTCTTCGTCCCCCTGCTGCTCGTCCAGAATGGACCAATTGATTGTGCGTGTATCCAAACGGGGCGGCGTTCCGGTTTTAAGCCGACCAAGGGGCAAGCCGAACGCGTCAATCCGCTCCGCCAGACGTACCGACGCCTTATCGCCCATGCGACCGCCAGAACGTTTTTCTTCGCCAATATGTATGATCCCCCGAAGGAACGTCCCCGTGGTTAGGACAACTGTGCTGCTGTGAATCTGTGTTCCATCTGCCAGTTCAACTCCGGTTGCGCGCTGCCCCACCATTTTCAGGTCGACAACTTCACCTTCGATCACTGTTAGATTGAGCTGCGATTGAATGACAGCCAGCATTTCTCGTTGATAAATCTCACGGTCTGCCTGCGCACGTGGGCCTTGAACCGCAGGCCCCTTACGCCGGTTCAGCAGACGGAACTGAATTCCAGCCTTATCTGCAACTTTTCCCATCACGCCATCCATTGCGTCGATTTCGCGAACAAGGTGCCCTTTTCCCAAACCGCCGATCGCTGGATTGCAGGACATAACACCAATGCCAGACAGCGTCATGGTGACCAGCGCCGTGTTGGCACCCATCCGCGCAGCCGCGTGGGCAGCCTCTGCTCCCGCATGGCCACCTCCGATTACCAAAACGTCAAAATGTTTCACGTGAAACACTCCTGTCACTTACCCAAGCAAAAACTGGAAAAGATTTCATCCAGCAAATTTTCTACATCGATTCGTCCAACTAGGAACTCGAGGCTTCGAATCGCAGTGCGCAATTCTTCCGCTGCCAGATCATAAACCTCTGGCCCCTGCTTGACGAGCAACGACGCTTGTTCCAACGCTTCGACGGCGGATTGCAGCGATGTACGATGTCTGGCACGCGATGTCAGGCCAACATGCGCAACCATTCCTGAAAATACGGCCTTAACGGCTTGTACTAGATCAGTCAAACCTGCGCCCGTGACACCAGAAACTCCGGTCCCGTCAGTTCGTAAATCCGCCTTTGGCGCGATCACTAAATCTTGGGGTAAAGGTTCCAAGGGCAACTCTGACGCATCATCGGTCAGGAACACACGCAAGTCAGCTTTCTTTGCACGCGATATTGCCCGCTTGATCCCGATAGATTCCACATGATCGTCGCTGTCCCGCAAACCAGCCGTATCCAGAAACGTTACCGGCAAACCATCCAGATCCATCCGCACTTCGATGACATCACGCGTTGTGCCCGCAAATTCTGAGGTAATTGCAGCGTCACGCCCCGCTAACGCATTGAGAAGTGTAGATTTTCCCACATTCGGAAGACCAACAATCGCCACTTCAAACCCGACGCGAACACGCTCGGACACATACGACCGCGATACCTCATCCGAGGCTTGCGCGATCACATCCGCAAGCAGATCGGACACCTCGGGGGCCACATCCACTGGCACGTCTTCATCGGCAAAATCTATTGTGACCTCTAAAAGAGACGCCGCGTGAATCAGCCGCCTACGCCAGTCTTCGACGACCTTGCTCAATGCGCCCTCAACGGTTTGCATCGCCTGTGCCCGCTGAAATTCGGTTTCGGCATCTATCAGATCTGCCAAACCCTCGACTTGAGCCAAGTCCATCTTTCCGTTTTCAAGAGCGCGGCGGGTAAACTCGCCCGGTTCGGCCAATCTTGCGCCATCGAACTGACCCAGAACAGTCAGCACCCTTTGGATGATCGCAATACTGCCATGCAAATGGAATTCTATCACGTCCTCGCCCGTGAAGCTGTGCGGGGCTGCAAAAGTCAGAACCAGAGCACGGTCCAGTAATTCACTATCCGCGCGCACCGCACGCACGGCAAAGCTTCCTGCGTCGGGAATGTCACCGCACAACTGCGCGCCAACACGGTGCGCCAATGGACCCGACACACGCACCACGGCCACGCCCGCGCGGCCCTGTGCAGTTGCAAGGGCGAAAATCGTATCCATCAGTCACGCCCCCAAGGGTCAGGTGTTCATGGAATCGAAGAAATCCGAGTTGGTCTTGGTCTGCTTCAACTTGGAAATCAGGAACTCGATTGCATCCGTCGTACCCATCGGGTTCAGAATACGGCGCAGAACAAAGGTTTTTGCCAGGTCAATCTTATCCACCAGCAGTTCTTCTTTTCGCGTCCCGGATTTCAAGATGTCAATGGCCGGGAACACGCGTTTGTCTGCAATCTTGCGATCCAGCACGATTTCCGAGTTACCCGTACCTTTGAATTCTTCAAAGATCACCTCGTCCATCCGGCTGCCGGTATCGATCAGAGCAGTGGCGATGATGGTCAGGCTACCGCCCTCTTCGATGTTGCGTGCCGCACCAAAGAAACGCTTGGGGCGTTGCAGCGCGTTGGCATCCACACCACCGGTCAGAACCTTGCCCGACGACGGCACGACGGTGTTGAACGCACGGCCCAGACGGGTGATCGAGTCCAACAGGATAACAACGTCACGCTTGTGTTCGACCAGACGCTTGGCCTTTTCAATAACCATTTCCGAAACGGCGACGTGACGCGTTGCAGGTTCGTCAAAGGTTGAACTGATAACTTCGCCCTTGACCGAACGCTGCATGTCGGTGACCTCTTCCGGCCGCTCATCAATCAGCAGAACAATCAGATAGCATTCGGGGTGATTGCGTTCGATGCTGTTGGCGATGTTTTGCAACAGCACTGTTTTACCTGTGCGCGGCGGTGCCACGATCAACGAACGCTGACCTTTACCAATGGGCGAAACCAGATCAATGATCCGCGCCGACCGGTCTTTGGTCGTGGGCTCGTCGGTTTCCATCGTCAGACGCTCATCGGGGTACAACGGCGTCAGGTTGTCAAAGGCAATCTTGTGACGCGCCTTTTCAGGGTCTTCAAAGTTGATGTTTGCCACATCTGTCAGCGCAAAATAGCGTTCGTCATTGTCAGGAGCACGAATTCCACCATCAATGGTATCACCGGTGCGCAGCGAATATTTACGGATCATTTCGGGCGAGACATAGATGTCATCGGGGCCGGACAGATAGTTCGCCTCGGGCGAGCGCAAAAATCCAAAACCGTCTTGCAGCACTTCCAACACGCCATCACCAGACACGTCCCAGCCTTCGTCCGCGCGTTCACGCAAGATTTGGAACATCATCTCGCCTTTGCGCATGGTCGAAGCATTCTCGATCTCAAGCTCTTCGGCCATCGCTAGCAGATCTTTGGGGCTATTGGCTTTCAACTCGGCCAGAGTCAGACATTCGTTTATCTCAGTTGTTTCGGTTGTCATGCAAACACGTAGCAGCCGGCACAAAACAGGCTGTCCTAAATCAAAATATATCGCTTGATGCGGTCCCCGAACGGGGTGCTTTATGTCAAATAGGCAAATGCGCTGTCTGAGTCAATGAATTCAGAACTTCACCACCACAGACAGCACAATCACAACCATCAGAACTGTTGGTAGCTCGTTCATCATCCGGTAGGTGCGACCAGTTTTCAGGCGCTTGCCCGCGACAAACTTGCGCCGTTGCCCTGCCAACCACATGTGGAATACGGTCATCGCCAGTACCGCGATCGCTTTGGTCCAGGGCCAGACCATGTCCCAATTTACTATCCCGGGTATCATCACCAAAAAGATACCAAAAAGCCAAGTCGATATCATCGCCGGGTTCATGATTACACGTAGAAGCTTGTCTTCCATGATTATGAACAAATCGTGGCTGGGGCCCTGCAGGCCTGCAGTCTCGATGTGATGGACAAACAGCCGTGGCAGGTAAAACAGCCCTGCCATCCACGCAATCACTGACATGATGTGCATTGCCTTGATGTAGGGATACCAGTTGCTCAGAATATCGGACATGGGGCCTCCTGCGCTCGGCTCCTTACTAATAATAAATATAAGAGAAAAGAAAGGTTGATGATTAAGTAGGGTCGTTGAATCCTGTGGATTATCATTCTGTGCACTGGTTTTTGCACAGGCGTAAAAGTTTATCCACCTCGGGAGTGGTATGAAGGGTATTAAAATTTTGTGATTTATATCAATGTATTAATAAAATGTGAGTTTATTCAAGGCCTGTGTAACTCTGTGGATAATTTCAAGAGAACTCAGATATCAACACCTTCGATTTTGTCCTTATGCATGGGGGTACAAATGAGGTGAAGACTGACAGAACCCGGGCGAAATTCGGGATTGAACCCCAAGCGTATAATTCTCACAAAAGGACCAACGCGCTGCACATGGTTTTCACACAAGGTTATCCACATGCCACAGGCTCTCATCCTCGCCTCGGGGTCGTCTATCCGGGCGCAAATGCTAACCCAAGCCGGTGTTCCCTTTGAGGTGATGAAACCACGGGTCGATGAAGAAAGCGTTAAAGCGGGTATGTTGGCCGAAGGGGCAAAGCCGCGCGATATC encodes:
- a CDS encoding CopD family protein translates to MSDILSNWYPYIKAMHIMSVIAWMAGLFYLPRLFVHHIETAGLQGPSHDLFIIMEDKLLRVIMNPAMISTWLFGIFLVMIPGIVNWDMVWPWTKAIAVLAMTVFHMWLAGQRRKFVAGKRLKTGRTYRMMNELPTVLMVVIVLSVVVKF
- the rho gene encoding transcription termination factor Rho — its product is MTTETTEINECLTLAELKANSPKDLLAMAEELEIENASTMRKGEMMFQILRERADEGWDVSGDGVLEVLQDGFGFLRSPEANYLSGPDDIYVSPEMIRKYSLRTGDTIDGGIRAPDNDERYFALTDVANINFEDPEKARHKIAFDNLTPLYPDERLTMETDEPTTKDRSARIIDLVSPIGKGQRSLIVAPPRTGKTVLLQNIANSIERNHPECYLIVLLIDERPEEVTDMQRSVKGEVISSTFDEPATRHVAVSEMVIEKAKRLVEHKRDVVILLDSITRLGRAFNTVVPSSGKVLTGGVDANALQRPKRFFGAARNIEEGGSLTIIATALIDTGSRMDEVIFEEFKGTGNSEIVLDRKIADKRVFPAIDILKSGTRKEELLVDKIDLAKTFVLRRILNPMGTTDAIEFLISKLKQTKTNSDFFDSMNT
- the mnmE gene encoding tRNA uridine-5-carboxymethylaminomethyl(34) synthesis GTPase MnmE, which encodes MDTIFALATAQGRAGVAVVRVSGPLAHRVGAQLCGDIPDAGSFAVRAVRADSELLDRALVLTFAAPHSFTGEDVIEFHLHGSIAIIQRVLTVLGQFDGARLAEPGEFTRRALENGKMDLAQVEGLADLIDAETEFQRAQAMQTVEGALSKVVEDWRRRLIHAASLLEVTIDFADEDVPVDVAPEVSDLLADVIAQASDEVSRSYVSERVRVGFEVAIVGLPNVGKSTLLNALAGRDAAITSEFAGTTRDVIEVRMDLDGLPVTFLDTAGLRDSDDHVESIGIKRAISRAKKADLRVFLTDDASELPLEPLPQDLVIAPKADLRTDGTGVSGVTGAGLTDLVQAVKAVFSGMVAHVGLTSRARHRTSLQSAVEALEQASLLVKQGPEVYDLAAEELRTAIRSLEFLVGRIDVENLLDEIFSSFCLGK